GGCTCCTGCCGAAACGGGTGATCATGATCCACTGCGACCCGGCATCCGGCGGCCGCGATGCAACGCTCCTGGCCGAAGCGGGATGGCGGATGGAGGGGCTCTTCAGCCTGGAGATGTTCTCATGGAGCGGACGGGTGGAGACGATCTCGCTCTGGCGTCATCCCGGCCCGGAGAGGCGGTCGGCATGACGGCGGGCCCGCCGGAGCAGCCGCCCGTGCAACCGCGCCACTTCTTGCCGCAGCCGGTCCATTCCGTCGTTGTTGTCGATGACGACATCGGCCTTCGGTGGTCGTTGCAGCCGGTCGATGGCGTCGAAATACTCCGCCGCCCGCCCGCCGCGCGCAGCCACCCTCCGTCGCCGTAGGGGGCGTGCGGCCTGCACCCCGACCACCACGTCGACCAGATGCGGTCGATCGCGCAGCGCCGATGCCTCCACCACGCAGACGCCCTCCTGCCGGGCGATCCACCCCTCCGCCTCGCGCCAGATCAAGGGGTGCAGCAGCGCCTCCAGCCGCCGCAACGCCGCCCGATCGGCGAAACAGCGCGCCGCCAACGCCGCGCGATCGACCACGCCGTCGCACACCACCTCCGGACCGAACGCCCGGGCGATCCCGGCGGCGATCTCCGGCCGTTGCTGCAAGGCGCGACCGACGGCATCGAGATCGAGCACCGGCACCCCCATTCCGGCGAGAAGGGCGGAAACCGTGCTCTTGCCGCTGCCGATCCGGCCGGTGACCGCCGCCACAAGCGGACGATTTCCGTTTCTTGACAGCATAGGGACGGATTGTACCGTTCGCCTGCCTTCCCCGGTAGCTCAGTTGGCAGAGCGGGTGGCTGTTAACCACCTTGTCGCTGGTTCGAGTCCGGCCCGGGGAGCCAGATTTCAATCCGCCAACTCTGGCGGTTCTTAGTTAACGCGAGACCCCGTCGGGATGACCCGGCGGGGTCTTTGCTTTTCTCCTTGATTGACCCGGGCCATCCCTGGCCCTCGCCCTTGCGGGCGCGCCTTCGATGCGTCCTAATCGGCTTTCTGCCGATTTGTCACGCGGAGTTACGGCCCCGCGTACTTCCCCCTTGATTCTCCGGTTCGAGATGAAGCACGTGGGGTCCAAGCGCACCCCCACGGTTGCAAGCGCAACCCACGCATATCCTCTTCGAACTCTCCGATTCTCCGTTTCACAGCCCGTCTTGTTCAACAGCCAGGTTGCAGGCGGGGTACCCACCCGACGTTTCGAACTCCCCTCCGGTAGGTAACTTAAGCGTTGTTCCGGTGCCGCGACCGGCTCCTGCACCACGCCCATGTCCTCAACATCAGCGGCAAAAGCTGGCGACTGAAAGCGCTC
The sequence above is drawn from the Zetaproteobacteria bacterium genome and encodes:
- the coaE gene encoding dephospho-CoA kinase, which encodes MLSRNGNRPLVAAVTGRIGSGKSTVSALLAGMGVPVLDLDAVGRALQQRPEIAAGIARAFGPEVVCDGVVDRAALAARCFADRAALRRLEALLHPLIWREAEGWIARQEGVCVVEASALRDRPHLVDVVVGVQAARPLRRRRVAARGGRAAEYFDAIDRLQRPPKADVVIDNNDGMDRLRQEVARLHGRLLRRARRHADRLSGPG